TCCGTTTCTCCGATCCGACATGCGAATTTCTTCGTCCGTTTTTTGCTTATTGGATCCGATCCTACATCTTGATCTCCACGTCCACGCCGGCCGGAAGATTCAGATTCGTCAGAGCCTCGATGGTCTTCGGCGTCGGCTCGTAGATGTCGACCAGCCGCTTGTGAACCCTCATCTCGTACTGCTCGCGGGCGTCCTTGTGGACGAACGTGGAGCGGTTGACGGTGTACTTGGTCTTCTCCGTCGGCAACGGCACCGGGCCGCGGACGGAAGCTCCTGTGCGCTGCGCCGTCTCAATGATCGTCCGCGTGGACTGGTCGATGATCTTGTGATCATACGCCCGGATCTTGATGCGGATGCGCTGGCGAGTCTCCTCATCCTTCTTCGTTTTCTTCAGTTCGGTAGCCATTGCCTTGGGAATTAAGGTTAAAAGATCGTTGGATCAGGATTACTTGGTGATCTTCAGCACCGTGCCGGCGCCGACTGTCTTGCCGCCCTCGCGGATGGCGAAACGCATCTTCTCCTCGAGAGCGACCGGGGTGATGAGC
This is a stretch of genomic DNA from Patescibacteria group bacterium. It encodes these proteins:
- the rpsJ gene encoding 30S ribosomal protein S10, which gives rise to MATELKKTKKDEETRQRIRIKIRAYDHKIIDQSTRTIIETAQRTGASVRGPVPLPTEKTKYTVNRSTFVHKDAREQYEMRVHKRLVDIYEPTPKTIEALTNLNLPAGVDVEIKM